The Cucurbita pepo subsp. pepo cultivar mu-cu-16 chromosome LG08, ASM280686v2, whole genome shotgun sequence genome contains a region encoding:
- the LOC111800446 gene encoding 60S ribosome subunit biogenesis protein NIP7 homolog, with translation MRPLDEKETTAVFEKLHKFTGNNLKNIVENPAHEGPEQNPGRYCFRLHKNKVYYVSDSLVKRATNVARNNLVALGTCIGKFTHGGSFHLTVHALGLLSANARHKVWLKPTSEMSFLYGNHVLKGGLGRITENIAPGDGVVVYSMSDVPLGFGIAAKSTQDCRKLDPNGIVVLHQSDIGEYLRMEDEL, from the coding sequence ATGAGGCCCCTAGACGAGAAAGAGACCACCGCCGTGTTCGAAAAGCTCCACAAATTCACTGGAAACAACCTCAAGAACATCGTCGAGAATCCCGCTCACGAAGGCCCCGAACAAAATCCCGGCCGCTACTGCTTCCGCCTCCACAAAAACAAGGTTTATTACGTCAGCGATTCTCTCGTCAAGCGAGCCACCAACGTAGCCCGTAACAATCTCGTGGCTCTCGGCACATGCATTGGCAAGTTCACTCATGGCGGCAGTTTTCATCTCACCGTTCACGCGCTAGGTCTCTTGTCTGCCAATGCCAGACACAAGGTTTGGCTTAAACCTACCTCTGAGATGTCTTTTTTGTATGGGAACCATGTTTTGAAAGGAGGCTTAGGGCGGATTACTGAAAATATTGCTCCTGGTGATGGAGTCGTTGTGTATTCTATGTCGGACGTGCCTTTGGGATTCGGAATTGCGGCGAAGTCCACTCAGGATTGTAGGAAGTTGGACCCTAATGGGATTGTGGTTCTTCATCAGTCGGATATTGGAGAGTATTTGAGGATGGAGGATGAGCTTTGA